The Candidatus Uhrbacteria bacterium genome has a segment encoding these proteins:
- a CDS encoding ATP-dependent Clp protease ATP-binding subunit: protein MKTPLVKLDMSEFAEGHSVSKLLGSPAGYVGFREGNRLADTIRKHPHAVLLFDEFEKAHPDVQHLLLQALEDGKITDGTGRHIPFRHAYIVLTSNVGAEYLNRSSLGFGDSTDGFESLVRTQLKERFRPELLNRLDRIVVFKPLESETLRNIVRRELDIILSRVKEAQDVALSAGNDVLDWLMKREFSTDEGARAARRIVEREVMSLLSEMLIEHPNKKKGTLKVTKNTIKVS, encoded by the coding sequence GTGAAGACGCCCTTAGTGAAGCTCGACATGTCGGAATTTGCAGAAGGTCACTCTGTTTCCAAGTTACTCGGTTCTCCGGCTGGTTATGTTGGCTTCCGTGAAGGCAACCGCCTCGCCGATACGATCCGCAAACATCCGCACGCGGTTCTCTTGTTCGATGAATTCGAAAAAGCTCATCCTGATGTCCAGCATCTGCTCTTGCAGGCGCTTGAAGATGGAAAAATCACGGACGGAACAGGCCGCCATATCCCCTTCCGCCATGCCTACATCGTGCTCACTTCCAATGTCGGCGCAGAGTATTTAAATCGTTCTTCCCTCGGCTTTGGCGATTCTACCGACGGATTTGAATCCCTCGTCCGCACCCAGCTCAAAGAGCGATTCCGCCCCGAGCTTTTGAATCGTCTCGATCGCATCGTTGTCTTCAAACCGCTTGAGTCGGAAACCTTGCGCAATATTGTCCGACGCGAACTGGATATTATTTTGAGCCGTGTGAAAGAGGCTCAGGATGTCGCGCTTTCCGCTGGCAACGACGTCCTCGACTGGCTCATGAAGCGCGAATTCTCGACTGATGAAGGAGCTCGAGCCGCACGGCGCATCGTCGAGCGTGAAGTGATGTCGCTTTTGTCGGAAATGCTGATCGAGCATCCAAACAAGAAAAAAGGAACGTTGAAGGTAACCAAGAACACAATAAAAGTATCGTAA
- a CDS encoding histidine phosphatase family protein has translation MKTLILVRHCQSDWNAIKRLSGQDDTARLNEEGKGQAIKLGMQLLAATSEFSHIVCSDLERAQQTAHFLREALNVPILTEPRFREVHLGSLDGKTREEILSTDRGRELLDSLHRAYDFREFGGECSDTVLDRHLKAVEEALKSCPDGCTMVVVGHGSSLRTLLRHYHPDRDLHAQGGYDSVLI, from the coding sequence ATGAAGACGCTCATACTTGTCCGACACTGTCAGAGCGACTGGAACGCAATCAAGCGTCTAAGCGGCCAGGACGACACGGCGCGACTAAACGAGGAGGGGAAAGGTCAGGCTATCAAGCTCGGGATGCAGTTGCTTGCAGCCACGTCGGAGTTCTCACACATTGTGTGTTCGGATCTCGAGCGTGCGCAGCAGACAGCGCATTTTCTCCGTGAAGCACTCAATGTACCGATCCTGACCGAACCCCGCTTCCGCGAGGTCCATCTCGGCAGTCTTGACGGCAAGACTCGCGAAGAGATTCTGTCGACAGATCGAGGCAGAGAGTTGCTCGACTCGCTACATAGGGCGTATGACTTCCGCGAATTCGGCGGCGAGTGTAGCGACACGGTGCTGGATCGGCACCTGAAAGCTGTCGAGGAGGCGCTAAAAAGCTGTCCGGATGGCTGCACAATGGTTGTGGTCGGACATGGCAGCTCGCTGCGGACACTGCTCCGACACTATCACCCCGATCGCGATCTACACGCACAAGGCGGTTACGACTCCGTTCTCATCTGA